The genomic region TTTAGCAGCGGCATTAGTTCAATTGAGTTTTTGGAACCATAATAGACTATTAGTAGACCCTTTTTGTGGCTCCGGCACTATTCCAATAGAAGCGGCTATGATTGGTAAGAATATTGCCCCTGGAATCCAAAGAAACTTTGCATCCGAAGAATGGCCTAGAATTAAAAGGGAATATTGGAAAGAGGCCAAAATAGAGGCTAGAAAGGCTATAAGGCAGGATAGAAAGCTTAATATAATAGCATCTGATATAGACAGAGAGGCTGTAAGAATAGCAGAGAAAAATGCTTTTGAAATTGGGGTAGATGATTGTATTAAATTTGCGAATAAAAATGTATTGGACCATAAATTCCAAGAAACATATGGTGTAATAATATCAAATCCGCCATATGGAGAGAAAATGGGTGAAACTAAAGCTATTGAAAAACTATACGTTCAATTGGGAAGAAAATTTAAGAAATTAGATACTTGGTCTATTTATCTATTAACGGCGAATGAAAACTTTGAAAAAATATACGGTAAAAAGGCAGATAAAAGGAGAAAATTATATAATGGAAGAATAAAAGTAAATTATTATCAATATTTTGGGCCAAGACCACCAAAGAAAGGTTAGAATTAACTATATAAGTGGGTATATATTCATTAAGACTAAAGGAGGGTGTATAAATGAATATATATACAAAGACAGGGGATAAAGGGGAAACAAGTTTATTTGACAATAAGAGAGTATCTAAGGATAGTATAAGAGTAGAAAGTTATGGAACGGTAGATGAGTTAGTATCTGTTTTAGGATTGGCTAAGAATTTTATTAATGATGAAAAAATGTATGAATTAATAACAGAAATTCAAAATAAACTATTTATTGTGGGGGCAACTTTGGCTACAGAAGATCAATCTAAGGTGCCACATAAGATTAATGAAGAAGATATAACTTATTTAGAAAAGGGTATAGATGAATACATGGAAAAAATAAAAAAACCAACAGGATTTATTGTACCAGGCTCAGGAAAAGCATCTGGATTTCTTCATGTAGCTAGAACAGTATGTAGAAGGGCTGAAAGAAGGATTATTAGCTTATCGAATATTGCTGAAGTTAATCCACTAGTTGTCAAGTATGTAAATAGATTATCAGATTTAATTTATGCTATGAGTAGAGTATTAGAGGAAAAAGAAGAAAAGGTAAAATACAAGGAATAAGGAGGGAGTAGATGATAAGAAAAGTAAGAAACACTATTATTATTGTAGTGGT from Tissierellales bacterium harbors:
- a CDS encoding cob(I)yrinic acid a,c-diamide adenosyltransferase; the encoded protein is MNIYTKTGDKGETSLFDNKRVSKDSIRVESYGTVDELVSVLGLAKNFINDEKMYELITEIQNKLFIVGATLATEDQSKVPHKINEEDITYLEKGIDEYMEKIKKPTGFIVPGSGKASGFLHVARTVCRRAERRIISLSNIAEVNPLVVKYVNRLSDLIYAMSRVLEEKEEKVKYKE
- a CDS encoding class I SAM-dependent RNA methyltransferase codes for the protein MANIELIATSTFGLEAVVKRELLDLGYDDLQVENGKVTFKGTEKDIPKTNLWLRSADRVLLKLGKFKATSFEELFEKTKALPWDEWITEDGEFTVEGKSINSKLYSVSDCQGIVKKAVVEKLKTKYNKEWFKETGPKFTIEVSLLKDIATLTIDTSGSGLHRRGYRLNSVKAPLKETLAAALVQLSFWNHNRLLVDPFCGSGTIPIEAAMIGKNIAPGIQRNFASEEWPRIKREYWKEAKIEARKAIRQDRKLNIIASDIDREAVRIAEKNAFEIGVDDCIKFANKNVLDHKFQETYGVIISNPPYGEKMGETKAIEKLYVQLGRKFKKLDTWSIYLLTANENFEKIYGKKADKRRKLYNGRIKVNYYQYFGPRPPKKG